AAAATTACGGATAAAGAAATCTGCCTTTTTACCCTTTTATAATTTCATTTTTGTCCTTTTTCAAATATTAAACAATTTTCTTATTTTTGCTGTAATGCTTTCAAAAAAATCTCAATATGCTTTTAAGGCGCTTTCATATCTTGTAGAAAAAAGAAATGATGGCCCGATTCTTATTTCTGAAATTGCGGAACACAAAAAGATTCCTTTAAAGTTTTTGGAAAATATCCTGCTTGAACTGAAAAAAGCGGATATCCTTGACAGTAAAAAAGGAAAGGGTGGTGGATATTTTTTCAAGGAAAAGCCAGAAAATGTGAAACTGGCTAAGATTATCCGCCTTGTTAATGGTCCTATCGCTATGCTTCCCTGCGTAAGTCTGAATTTCTACGAAAAATGTGATGACTGCAATGAAGATCACTGCGGACTTCACGATGTTTTGATAGAAGTTCGGGACGCTTCACTTAATATTCTGGAAAGTAAAACTTTAATGGATCTGGTAGATTAACCTGATCCTTTTTTTTGAATTATTAGTCTACTTATTTTGTAGGATAAATATTTTATCAGATATTTGCACTACTTCAAATGAATAAATTATGATTTCAAAAGAAGAAGCAAACCAATTACAAAAGCTTTCACATTCTGCAATAACAGTAAATTCAGCTGTTGGACTCATTTTATACGGAGAAAAAATGAGATGCTGTTCTGAAAAAGAAATACGGTCAGCTGTTTTTATGGTAAAAACAGCTGTAGATGAAGTAGAATGGGCTAAAAAGATTCTGTGATATGGTGATTTCAAGAAAAATTCAGGTAAGGCTTAATGTCCTTTTTATAACAGCTGCTGTTATATTCATTGCTGTTTTTTCAATGTACGAACTTGGGTATCTGGATGAGCTGCTGAACATTTTAGCAAAAGACAATTATATTTTTTACTGGATGCTTCTGGTAGGTGTTTTTGCAGAAATTGTCGCTGGATCTATGGGAATGGGATATGGTGTCATCTGTACTACAACTCTTATGCTCCTGAATATTCCGCCGCATATTGTAAGTGCCAGTATTCATTCTGCGGAAAGCTTTACGACAGCAGCAGGAAGTCTCAGCCATATAAAACTGAAAAATGTAAGCAAAAGCCTGGTGAAAAAACTGGCAATTCCTGCTGTAATTGGTGCTGTAATCGGTGCTGTATCTCTTACATACCTTGGAGAATATTATTCAAAGATCACCAAAACATTAATTGCCTTTTATACTTTATACCTCGGATTCCAGATTCTGTCCAACGCTTTTAAAGAAAAACAAAGCAAGGCCCTGAAAAGGAAAACCAATCTGACAAGACTTGGAGTGATAGGAGGTTTTATAGATTCTTTTGCAGGTGGAGGATGGGGACCTTTGGTTACCGGGACACTTATAAAAAATGCTTTTACCCCAAGATTCGCGGTGGGAAGTTCTACAGTGGCGAAATTTATCCTTACCATCACTGCTGCGGTTACTTTTTTCTTTACCCTGGGAATTCAGCACTGGAACATTATTCTGGGTCTTTTAATAGGGGGAATTATTACTGCTCCTTTCTCTGCAATGCTTACGGCTAAGCTTCCTGTAAAGAAAATGTTTGTGATTATCGGAACATTGGTGATTGTGATGAGTTCTATAACTATTTATAAATCAGTTTTTAATTAAAAAATAAGTCCGGTGTTGAAAAATAAAGGCATAAAATAGATATTCGGTTTTGAAAATATTTTACTTTTACATCACTAAATATTAGAACATGAATTTACATATCATTGCACTTTTTAAGTTTAATGAAAATTATCTGATGGATGCCGTAGAGCTGTTTCAGAACCTGGTGAAAGAAACAAGAAAAGAAGAAGGCTGCCTGCAGTATGATCTTATTGAGGATAAAGATAATAAAGGAACTTTTTTCCTTATTGAGCTTTGGGAAAGCGTAGAGCACCACAACAGACATAACGGTCAGGATCACCTTTTAGACTTCCGTAAAGATGCTTCCAAAATCATGGAAAGCTCTGCAGAGGTTTACAAAGGATTTAAAATATATTAAAATTTAAAAGAATAAAAGGCGGTTCCAATAGTTTGAAACCGCCTTTTTATTAGAAAAAATAGAAAGTATTAAAATAAAAATATTTTATTTTACGATAAGTTTTTTCGTTTCCGAATGCCCGCCGTAAGTTATTTTTACAAGGTAATTCCCTGAAGTAAGGGTTGAAAGGTTCAGCTCCTGCTTGTAGAATCCTGCCTGATTGGTAAGTTCCTCAGAATATACCTTTTTACCAGTAAGATCATACACTTCCACGCTTCCTTTGTTACTTGCCTTTTCTTTTACATCAAAAAGAACCGTTACTTTTTTATCAGCTGTAGCCGGGTTGGGATAAATACCGAAAGAAGCTTTTTTACCTACTTCAGTAATTCCCAGAGTTTCCGTGATCTTTTTGTATTTGAAATACATATTTCCTGTAGTGGCACCACCGTTGGTTGTGAAGTACATTCTGTAGTAATCGTCGCCTTTTTTAACGTAATATACAACATCATTTTTCACCGTTCCGATACCCTTCCAGGAATGTCCTACTGTCGTAATCGCAGAAGAAAAACTTGTAGTGGCAGGAATTGCTGAAGCTGCTGTTGCCTGGGTTTCCGGCTGAACCATGGCCACTTTTATATTCGGGTTTTGGATGGCTCCTGAAAGTGGATACATCTGTACACCCATATAGAAAGTATAATATTTAGTAAATACAAAATCCCATGCCGCTTTAGATGGTTCTAAACTAGGAACTTTTGCACCTGTATCAAATGAGAAATAATTGAAATAAGAATCATCTGTTCCGTTAGCGATTGTTCTTGTTTCTGTAGCTCCCCATGCGGTACCGTTCCATTTTGAATACCTGAAGGTATATCCTGCAAAAGCATCTTCAATGGCAAATTTAATATAAGTTCCTGAAGCATATTTTAAAACAAAAATAGCCTTCCCCTGAATATGATGATTAACGGGGTTGTATACTCCCCATCCTGTTGATGGAATGTTAGGATTTGAAGAAGTTACAGGGCCTTGCTCAAAAGCACCCTGACTCCAGTCAGTCGTCTGGTCTGGATTATAAAGAGGGGCTCCCCATGAAGCCTCATTGCTGATGCTGATATTATCCCAGTCTGCTAAGTTTGTAGAAGCGGTGAATACTTCAATATCTTTTGCATCATTTACTCTTGATCCGAATGCATAGTTTGAGTTTCTATAAAAAGCAATATCCCAGCTATTGGCAGGTTGAGAAACCATATTACCATCTGCAAGGTTTACAAACACGCGGTTCTGATATCCACCTCCCATTGTCATATTTACCTGTGAGTATCCCAATGCATCAGTTTGTGCCAAAACAGTCTGCTGAACAGACAGTGCCAATGCTGAAGCCAAAAATAGTTTTGTTTTCATAACTTATTTTTTAAATCCTTATTTAGAATGATTCCACAAAAATATATAATTATTTTTAATAAGTCTAAATAAAAACATGATTTTTATCGTGTTTTTATTTTAACTGGCATTTAAAATAGAAAGAAATAGGCACAGGAAAAAGCCGGAAGGAGTAATCCCGCCGGCTTTATAAAGGTCAATAATAGTCTAATAAACCCTATTTCTTGATGAATTTCGACTGAATAAGTTTTCCTTCCGCAGTTTCAATATTCATATAGTAAACCCCTGTCTTAAGGGTGTTGATGTCAAATCTTCTTTCGTTTAGTTTTCCTTCTGCGACTTTACTTCCCGCGGCAGAATAGATCTGGATGTTCTTTGGATCTTTCTTCACGATAAACTCCAATGCACTTTGATCAGCATTCAGTGCAAATCTGAAATTTTCTGTTGCTTTATTATTGTCGGATACCCCTAAAGATGCCGTTGTATTATAAACAACATTATCTACCTGGATAGCAGTGTGTGAAGCTGTTGGGGTAAATTTAAACACAATATATGATCCCGTGGAAGCAGGAATATTTACACTCACATTCTGAACTGTTCCAATAGTAGTTACGCTGATTGGGCTTCCTACAGCAACAAATGTTGCCATATCCGCAGGGTTGGATGCTACTCCTACCTGGATGGTTCCGGTACCCGGAGACTGAACAACTAATGTTGTATCAAAAGTTAATGTTTTATTTCCTGTAGGGGCTTCAATTTGTGGAGTAATCAGATAAGATGATCCGGTAGCATTGTTTCCTGCATAAGACTGAACAGCTCTGTTAGGATCTCCAGCCACAATCATTCTGGGAGGTACAGGAGGAATTTCTCCGGTAATAGGGGCAACGATGGCAGACCATCCAAACTGAGGGAATGTAGTGTTCCCAAGCGTGAAATTGTTGAAATTTTCATTGATGTTAGACACCTGAGCATTTACAGTTAAGGCTGTAAGCATCAGAGTTCCTAAAAGTAATTTTAATTTCATGAGATTATTTTTATTTAGAATTATTCCACAAAAATATACATTTATTTTTAATGAGTCTAAATAAAGTTTTATATTTGTCGAAAATTTGTACCCTTATGAAGAAGAAAGTGCTTTCCGTTCTTTCATTATCCATAGCTTTCTGGATGAATGCCCAAGAAAAGGATTCTCTTAATCAAAAGAAAATTGAAGAGGTTGTTATTACAGGACAGTATATGCAGCAGTCCATTAACAAATCCATCTATAAGGTTGACGTTATTGATGCTGAGCAGATTAAAAATATGGCAGCAACCAATGTTGCAGAAGTTTTGAATCAAAGTCTTAACATACAGATTACACCAGATACCCGTTCCGGGAACTCCACAGCCAATATTATGGGACTGAACGGAGATTATGTGAAAATCCTTATTGATAATATTCCGGTGGTAGGAGATACTGGATTAGGAAGTAATATTGACCTTACAAAAATTACTCTAAGCAATATAGAGAGAATTGAAATTGTAAAAGGAAGTATGGGAGTTGAGTACGGAAATGGTGCTGTAGCCGGGGTAATCAATATTATTACAAAGAAAACCAATACAAAAAAGATCAGTGTAAGAGGCTCATTGCAGGAGGAAACGGTAAGAGATCAGTATGATCTTAAGAAAAGAGGAAACGGAAGACATATTCAGAACCTGAATGTAGACTACAACATCAGCAATGAATGGTTTGCAAGTATCAATTTCAACCATAATCAGTTTATGGGATACGCAGGAGAAAGTAAAGGTTACAAATATTTCGGTCAGGATAACCAAAGAGGGTACGACTGGAATCCGAAAGATCAGTATGATGCCTCTGCATTACTGAGATATACCAAAAATAAAACAACATTCTTTTATAAACTGTCTTATCTGAATGAAAAATTCAACTTCTATAATCCGGAAGTAAGCAGAAATCCTCTTAATGACGGCTTGGGTGGAGTAGCCTACGAAAGCAGAGACAGAGAATACAATACAGACCGTTGGATTCACCAGTTCAATATTCAAACCAATTTGGGACATATCCGCTATATGGGAGATTTCTCCTATCAAAATCAGGATAGAAAATATTTTGACTACAACTACGATATTCCGAACAGAGTAGTGAAAAGCAAACAGGAAGAAAGATCTTATTATAAAACAGATGTGATCTATTCAAGAGGGATGTTCAGCAACTTCCTGGATAGTAAAGTGTTTGACTTCCAACTAGGATATGAGTTAGACTATACCAACGGATACGCCGCACTTATTGCAGGTGACTTCTTTGGTGAAGCGGTAAAGAGAAAAATATTTACCTACTCTAATTTCCTTTCTGCAGAATGGAATGTTTCAGACAAATTTTCTTTGAGACCGGGAGTAAGACTTTCTCTAAGTGAGAATTTCAACAATCAATACAATTACTCTTTATCAGCCAGATATAAAACTTCTGAGAATTCAAATCTGAGAGCTGTAGTAGGATCAGCAAACCGTTTTCCTAAGTATGACGAGCTGTATACCTACTTTGTGAATCTTAACCATGACGTACAGGGAAATCCTGATTTAAATCCTGAAAAAGGTTTCTCCGCAGGGCTTTTCTGGAATCAGAATTTTACCGTAGATAACGGCTGGAAAATCGCTTACGGATTAGATGCATTATATCTGGATGTACGCGACAGGATTGAAATGGTGATGGTGAAGGAACCTTCTACCTATAAATACATGAACCTTGATACGTATAAAAACCTATTGTTCTCCGCTAATGTAGATTTCAAAAAAGATCAGTTTGCCCTGTCTTTAAGAGGATCGGTAAACGGAACATCTGTATCTATGAATGATTTGAAATCTTCTTCCCCTACAGATTTCCAGTATCTGGTTCAGGCAGGAGCTTCCGCAACTTATAAACTGAAAAGTACCGATACCAATTTCGCCCTTTATTATAAATTCACCGGTCCGGACAGAATTTACGTATCAGACGGTGCAAGCGGGTTCCGATTAGGGAAAGTAGACAGCTTTCATATGATGGATTTCATTGTGAGCCAGCCTTTCTGGAACAGGCATTTTGAAATTTCTGCCGGGGTGAAAAATATATTTGATGTAACAAGATTAAACTCTACTGCAACTGCCGGAACAGCCCATACCGCAGCGAATGGTTTTGTTAATTTATACTATGGCAGAAGTTATTTTGCCCGATTAATGTTTCAATTTTAAATAATAAGTTACTGTTATGAAGTATTTAAAAATATTTTCTATTCTTTCTGTTATGCTGGCCGCACAATCTTGTCTTTCTGCTGACGAAGATCCGGTTCCGGTTCCTCCTATGACAGGGTCTGAAGTGAATGCTAAAATAGGAGGTCCTACAGAGCCTAACCAGGTGTGGATAGATTTGAGCGACTATACCAATCCGGCTATTAATAAAAGAACAGATTGGGATCTTGGTTTTTATACAGGAGATGAATTCCGTGTCATCATGAACGGTTCTCTTGCCATGACGGCCATTAAAATTCCCAATACTACAAATATCAGCCAGGTAAAAGAATCTGATATAGCCGCTTTAAAAGATGTAGCCCAAGTAGGAACATTTGATGCTGCAAACATGAAGTACGTTGACAATCCGAACGGAAATTTCTTAACACAGACTACCGGGATTGATGCTGTAAAAGAAAATGATGCAGATAATCCTATCTATCTGATCAATCTTGGAAGAGAAATTCCTTCTTCAAACAATATCGGGGCAGGTTCTGTTTCTTTATCAGGAGATCCGAGAGGATGGAAAAAAGTACAGATTGTAAGAGCTCCGGGCGGATACAAAATCCGTTATGCTGATGTGAATGCTACCGGAACAGATATCAAAGAATATATCATTACAAAAGATACAGAATATAATTTCACATTCTTCAATCTGAAAATGGGAACTCCTGCAAAAATTCAGCCTAAGAAAAAGAGCTGGGATCTTGCATTTACAACATTTACCAATGAAGTGTTCATGGGGCCTACAACCAGCGCGGGAAGTTATTTCTATGCAGATTTTATTACCACCAATACATTGAATGGAGTAGGTGCTTATCAGGTAACGGTTACCGGAAATCTGGAACAGGCTTACGCTGCATTTAAACTGAAAGATGTAGAACCTGCTAAATTTGTTTTTAATGATCAGAGAGCCATTGGTGATAAGTGGAGAACCACTACCGGTACGGCAGCCAATCCGGTTCCGTTTGTGTATGCAGACCGCTTCTTTGTGTTGAAAGATGCTGAAGGTTTTTACTTTAAGCTGAGGTTCAATAAAATGAAAGACGATAACGGAAACCGCGGGTACACCAATTTTGAATTCGAACCTTTATAAATAATCAAATAATAGTATATCATGAAAAAATTCATCCTTGCAGCTTCTGTACTTGTAGCAGTATATTCTTGCAAAAAAGCAGAGGGAACAGCAAAAGAAAATACGACGGAAGCTACTTCTGAAGCACCAAAAACAAACAATAAAATAGTAACATTAAACGGAGGAATTACTGAAATTGTAGCTGCTCTTGGCCACGAAAAAGAAATCGTAGCAACAGATGTTACCAGTACTTATCCTGCCTCTTTAAAAACGACAGCTAAAGATTTGGGGCATATGAGATCCATGACTATAGAACCGATTATGGCAGTTTCTCCAACGTTAATTTTAGCTTCTGATAAAGATATCAACCCTGAATTAATGGGAAAAATCAAATCTTCCGGGATCAAAACTGAAGTTTTCAAACAGGAATATACTGTTGAAGGAACTAAAAAACTGATTGAACAGGTAGCAAAAGCAATCGGAAATACAGATTATCAGAAATTAAATGATAAAATTGATGCTGACTTGAAACAGGTACAGCCTATTGCTAAAAAACCAAAAGTATTGTTCATCTATGCCAGAGGAAACATGCTGATGGTAAGTGGTAAAAATACCCCAATGGCTTCACTGATTACCCTTGCAGGAGGAGAAAACGCTGTTACTGATTTTGAAGATTTCAAACCTTTGACACCGGAAGCCGTAGTAAAAGCTAATCCTGACGTACTATTCTTCTTTGAAACTGGTCTACAGGGAGCAGGAGGAAATGAAGGAGCATTAAAAATGCCGGGAGTATCTCAAACCAATGCAGGTAAAAACAAAAAGATTATTGCAATGGACGGAGGTTTAGTATCAGGTTTTGGACCGAGAGTAGGAGAAGCAGCAGTAGGATTAAACAAACTTTTAATTGAAAGCACAAAGTAAACTATACTTTTATCTTATTATAAGTGCAGTACTGCTTGCCATTATAGCGGTACTGTCACTTAATACAGGAGTTTATGATTTTGGAGAAAAATCTCCGTTCATGGCCCTGTGGCAATTTATAAAAGGAGATTCCGGTTTATCACTCAGTGATAAATATGTGATTTGGGACGTAAGAGCAGCCAGAATTATTATGGCCATTTTAGTAGGAAGTATGCTGTCGGTTTCAGGAACCAGTCTTCAGGGACTTTTCAAGAATCCGCTGGCAACGGGAGATTTAATAGGACTTACATCAGGAGCAACTTTGCTGGCAGCCATTGCGATTGTTTTAGGAGGACATTTCAAAGAATATCTTCCTGAAGCTGTACAATTTTCACTGGTAGGAATAGCGGCTTTTATCGGTTCTTTTTTATCAATGATGCTGGTTTACAGAATTTCAACAAGCGGAGGAAAAACAAATGTAGTCATGATGCTGCTTACCGGAGTTGCCATAACAGCTATTGGTTTTTCAATCACCGGATTTTTGATCTATATCTCAAAAGATGAGCAGCTCAGAGATCTCACTTTCTGGAATTTAGGAAGCCTGGCAGCCGCTACATGGACGAAGAATATCATTCTGGCGGTTGTTGCCGTCATTGCTTACATTATTTTACTCCCAAAAGGAAAAGCTTTGAATGCTATGATGCTGGGAGAAAAAGATGCTCAGCATCTGGGAATAAATGTTGAAAGACTGAAAAAGCAGATTATAATCATCGTGGCTTTAATGGTGGGAAGCTGTGTGGCATTCTCAGGAACCATTGGTTTTGTAGGTCTTATTGTACCTTATATTTTAAGATTGTTATTCAAATCCAATTATACCTTTATTTTGCCATTATCGGCAATGTGCGGAAGCATTTTGTTATTAACAGCAGATACCTTCAGCAGAAGTATTGTAGCACCGTCTGAACTGCCGATCGGAATTTTAACAGCCTTAATGGGAGGCCCTATTTTTATCGCTATTTTGGTTAAATTTAAAAAATCACTTTAATGATCAAGGCACACCAGATTAATTATAAACATAAAGAATTCAGGATTCTGGACGGGGTAGATGTCTCTCTGGAATACGGTGAATTTTTGGCCATTGTGGGACCCAACGGAGCAGGGAAGTCAAGCCTTATGAGTGTATTGGCAGATGAAGTGAAATCCGGCCATAACAAAGTTTTGTTTAAAGATAAACCCATCAGAGAATGGAATATACAAGAACTTTCAAAGCACAAAGCAAAGTTCTCACAGCATAACAGCAATGATATTCCGCTTGAGGTAAAAGATGTGATCATGATGGGAAGGTATCCGTATTTCGATGCCCAGCCCGGAAAAGAAGATCTGGAAGCCATGAATAATATGATGTACGAAACGGATATTTTTCACCTGAAAGAAAGAGAATACAACACCCTTTCAGGAGGAGAAAAGCAGCGAGTACACTTATCAAGAGTCATGGCACAGCTTGAAAATGATATTGCCCATAAGCTGGCTTTTCTGGACGAACCTTTGAATAATTTGGATATAAAACATCAGTATAAAGCATTGGAAATCATCAAGAATTTCACAAAAAAAGCCAACAGTGCTATTGTTGTTTTGCATGATCTGAACCTGGCTGCACAGTTTGCAGATAAGATTTTATTAATGAAATCAGGACAGGTTTCCGCCTATGGGACACCACAGGAAGTTTTTACTGCTGAAAACATCAGCAATGCCTATAATTTTCCCTGTACCATTTGCGAACACCCTATTACCAATAACCCAATGATCATTTTTGGATAACCATGGAAAAAGACGAACTCAAAATCCTCGCACAGAATCTTGCCAATCCTCAAGGTGAAAAAGGCATCGAGATTGGTGAAATGATGAATGCTACTAATATCAGCATGACGTTGGAAAGCATCAAAACATTGGTGATTGATGACGAGCAGCAGATCCTTGAAATAGGACACGGAAATGCAGCCCATCTGAAAAGTATAATGAGTCTTG
The nucleotide sequence above comes from Chryseobacterium sp. 7. Encoded proteins:
- a CDS encoding FecCD family ABC transporter permease → MKAQSKLYFYLIISAVLLAIIAVLSLNTGVYDFGEKSPFMALWQFIKGDSGLSLSDKYVIWDVRAARIIMAILVGSMLSVSGTSLQGLFKNPLATGDLIGLTSGATLLAAIAIVLGGHFKEYLPEAVQFSLVGIAAFIGSFLSMMLVYRISTSGGKTNVVMMLLTGVAITAIGFSITGFLIYISKDEQLRDLTFWNLGSLAAATWTKNIILAVVAVIAYIILLPKGKALNAMMLGEKDAQHLGINVERLKKQIIIIVALMVGSCVAFSGTIGFVGLIVPYILRLLFKSNYTFILPLSAMCGSILLLTADTFSRSIVAPSELPIGILTALMGGPIFIAILVKFKKSL
- a CDS encoding RrF2 family transcriptional regulator gives rise to the protein MLSKKSQYAFKALSYLVEKRNDGPILISEIAEHKKIPLKFLENILLELKKADILDSKKGKGGGYFFKEKPENVKLAKIIRLVNGPIAMLPCVSLNFYEKCDDCNEDHCGLHDVLIEVRDASLNILESKTLMDLVD
- a CDS encoding sulfite exporter TauE/SafE family protein → MVISRKIQVRLNVLFITAAVIFIAVFSMYELGYLDELLNILAKDNYIFYWMLLVGVFAEIVAGSMGMGYGVICTTTLMLLNIPPHIVSASIHSAESFTTAAGSLSHIKLKNVSKSLVKKLAIPAVIGAVIGAVSLTYLGEYYSKITKTLIAFYTLYLGFQILSNAFKEKQSKALKRKTNLTRLGVIGGFIDSFAGGGWGPLVTGTLIKNAFTPRFAVGSSTVAKFILTITAAVTFFFTLGIQHWNIILGLLIGGIITAPFSAMLTAKLPVKKMFVIIGTLVIVMSSITIYKSVFN
- a CDS encoding TonB-dependent receptor plug domain-containing protein, with the protein product MKKKVLSVLSLSIAFWMNAQEKDSLNQKKIEEVVITGQYMQQSINKSIYKVDVIDAEQIKNMAATNVAEVLNQSLNIQITPDTRSGNSTANIMGLNGDYVKILIDNIPVVGDTGLGSNIDLTKITLSNIERIEIVKGSMGVEYGNGAVAGVINIITKKTNTKKISVRGSLQEETVRDQYDLKKRGNGRHIQNLNVDYNISNEWFASINFNHNQFMGYAGESKGYKYFGQDNQRGYDWNPKDQYDASALLRYTKNKTTFFYKLSYLNEKFNFYNPEVSRNPLNDGLGGVAYESRDREYNTDRWIHQFNIQTNLGHIRYMGDFSYQNQDRKYFDYNYDIPNRVVKSKQEERSYYKTDVIYSRGMFSNFLDSKVFDFQLGYELDYTNGYAALIAGDFFGEAVKRKIFTYSNFLSAEWNVSDKFSLRPGVRLSLSENFNNQYNYSLSARYKTSENSNLRAVVGSANRFPKYDELYTYFVNLNHDVQGNPDLNPEKGFSAGLFWNQNFTVDNGWKIAYGLDALYLDVRDRIEMVMVKEPSTYKYMNLDTYKNLLFSANVDFKKDQFALSLRGSVNGTSVSMNDLKSSSPTDFQYLVQAGASATYKLKSTDTNFALYYKFTGPDRIYVSDGASGFRLGKVDSFHMMDFIVSQPFWNRHFEISAGVKNIFDVTRLNSTATAGTAHTAANGFVNLYYGRSYFARLMFQF
- a CDS encoding T9SS-dependent choice-of-anchor J family protein, yielding MKLKLLLGTLMLTALTVNAQVSNINENFNNFTLGNTTFPQFGWSAIVAPITGEIPPVPPRMIVAGDPNRAVQSYAGNNATGSSYLITPQIEAPTGNKTLTFDTTLVVQSPGTGTIQVGVASNPADMATFVAVGSPISVTTIGTVQNVSVNIPASTGSYIVFKFTPTASHTAIQVDNVVYNTTASLGVSDNNKATENFRFALNADQSALEFIVKKDPKNIQIYSAAGSKVAEGKLNERRFDINTLKTGVYYMNIETAEGKLIQSKFIKK
- a CDS encoding hemin ABC transporter substrate-binding protein → MKKFILAASVLVAVYSCKKAEGTAKENTTEATSEAPKTNNKIVTLNGGITEIVAALGHEKEIVATDVTSTYPASLKTTAKDLGHMRSMTIEPIMAVSPTLILASDKDINPELMGKIKSSGIKTEVFKQEYTVEGTKKLIEQVAKAIGNTDYQKLNDKIDADLKQVQPIAKKPKVLFIYARGNMLMVSGKNTPMASLITLAGGENAVTDFEDFKPLTPEAVVKANPDVLFFFETGLQGAGGNEGALKMPGVSQTNAGKNKKIIAMDGGLVSGFGPRVGEAAVGLNKLLIESTK
- a CDS encoding heme ABC transporter ATP-binding protein, whose product is MIKAHQINYKHKEFRILDGVDVSLEYGEFLAIVGPNGAGKSSLMSVLADEVKSGHNKVLFKDKPIREWNIQELSKHKAKFSQHNSNDIPLEVKDVIMMGRYPYFDAQPGKEDLEAMNNMMYETDIFHLKEREYNTLSGGEKQRVHLSRVMAQLENDIAHKLAFLDEPLNNLDIKHQYKALEIIKNFTKKANSAIVVLHDLNLAAQFADKILLMKSGQVSAYGTPQEVFTAENISNAYNFPCTICEHPITNNPMIIFG
- a CDS encoding T9SS type A sorting domain-containing protein, giving the protein MKTKLFLASALALSVQQTVLAQTDALGYSQVNMTMGGGYQNRVFVNLADGNMVSQPANSWDIAFYRNSNYAFGSRVNDAKDIEVFTASTNLADWDNISISNEASWGAPLYNPDQTTDWSQGAFEQGPVTSSNPNIPSTGWGVYNPVNHHIQGKAIFVLKYASGTYIKFAIEDAFAGYTFRYSKWNGTAWGATETRTIANGTDDSYFNYFSFDTGAKVPSLEPSKAAWDFVFTKYYTFYMGVQMYPLSGAIQNPNIKVAMVQPETQATAASAIPATTSFSSAITTVGHSWKGIGTVKNDVVYYVKKGDDYYRMYFTTNGGATTGNMYFKYKKITETLGITEVGKKASFGIYPNPATADKKVTVLFDVKEKASNKGSVEVYDLTGKKVYSEELTNQAGFYKQELNLSTLTSGNYLVKITYGGHSETKKLIVK
- a CDS encoding HmuY family protein, with the protein product MKYLKIFSILSVMLAAQSCLSADEDPVPVPPMTGSEVNAKIGGPTEPNQVWIDLSDYTNPAINKRTDWDLGFYTGDEFRVIMNGSLAMTAIKIPNTTNISQVKESDIAALKDVAQVGTFDAANMKYVDNPNGNFLTQTTGIDAVKENDADNPIYLINLGREIPSSNNIGAGSVSLSGDPRGWKKVQIVRAPGGYKIRYADVNATGTDIKEYIITKDTEYNFTFFNLKMGTPAKIQPKKKSWDLAFTTFTNEVFMGPTTSAGSYFYADFITTNTLNGVGAYQVTVTGNLEQAYAAFKLKDVEPAKFVFNDQRAIGDKWRTTTGTAANPVPFVYADRFFVLKDAEGFYFKLRFNKMKDDNGNRGYTNFEFEPL
- a CDS encoding putative quinol monooxygenase, which produces MNLHIIALFKFNENYLMDAVELFQNLVKETRKEEGCLQYDLIEDKDNKGTFFLIELWESVEHHNRHNGQDHLLDFRKDASKIMESSAEVYKGFKIY